The Streptococcus oralis region GCTAGCTGAACGCTTCAAACAAATGAAAATTGAAGAAGAAGCACCTGTTATCATCATGGATATGACCCGTGCCCTTGGTTTCCGAGACGACTACGACCGCTTTTACAGCCTCTTCGTCAAGGAAGTCCGTGATGGAAAGCTCGGTAACTATACCTTAGATACATTGGATGACATCGATGACGACGATTAAAGAAATCAAAGACCTTCTTGCCACTGTCAAAGAATTAGACAATCCCCTTTTTCCTGAACTGGAAAAAGATCCTCGTTCTGGGGTTCAAAAGGAAATCAACAAACGTAAAAAAGCCATTCAGGCTGAACTGGATGAAGACCTTCGTTTGGAATCTATGCTTTCCTATGAAAAAGAACTCTATAAGCAAGGATTGACCCTAATAGCAGGTGTTGATGAGGTCGGCCGTGGTCCTCTGGCTGGACCCGTAGTCGCTGCAGCTGTTATTTTACCTAAAAATTGTAAGATTAAAGGCCTCAACGATAGTAAAAAAATCCCCAAAAAGAAACATCTGGAGATTTATCAAGCCGTTCAAGACCAAGCTTTATCAATTGGGATTGGTATCATGGATAATCAGGTCATCGACCAAGTCAATATCTATGAAGCTACCAAACTAGCCATGAAAGAAGCAATCTCCCAGCTCAGTCCGCAACCTGAGCACCTCTTGATAGATGCCATGAAACTGGAGTTACCAATTTCACAAACCTCCATTATCAAAGGAGATGCTAACTCCCTCTCTATCGCAGCTGCATCCATAGTAGCCAAGGTGACACGGGATGAATTGATGAAGAAATACGATCAGCAATATCCTGGCTATGATTTTACAGCTAATGCAGGCTATGGAACAGCTAAACATCTAGAAGGACTAGAAAAACTAGGTGTCACCCCGATTCACCGAACCAGTTTTGAACCAGTCAAAACACTGGTTTCAACTAAGAAAGACAAGTAAGAGGAAATGATTATGGAGGAACAGTCAGAAATACTCCGCTCCAAGAAAGAATTTGCCTTTGCCTCAAGCACTATATTATCCCAAGTTGGACGAGGGATCATTGTTGGTCTCGTCGTCGGTCTCATCGTCGGATCCTTTCGTTTCTTAATCGAAAAGGGTTTCCATCTGATACAAGGATTCTATCAAGATCAAGCGCACCTAGTGCGCAATCTTTTTATCATTGGTCTATTTTATGTATTCGTTTGCTGGCTCAGTGCGAAACTAACTCGGCTAGAAAAAGATATCAAGGGTTCAGGAATTCCTCAAGTCGAAGCCGAACTAAAGGGACTCATGACTCTAAACTGGTGGAGTGTCCTCTGGAAGAAATATGTATTAGGTATTCTTGCTATTGCCAGTGGCCTTATGCTAGGGCGAGAAGGGCCAAGTATTCAACTTGGAGCTGTTGGTGGTAAAGGTATTGCCAAGTGGCTCAAATCTAGTCCAGTAGAGGAACGTTCCCTGATTGCCAGTGGAGCTGCTGCAGGTTTAGCCGCTGCCTTTAATGCACCGATTGCAGGCCTCCTCTTTGTTGTAGAAGAAGTCTATCATCATTTTTCACGCTTTTTCTGGGTCTCAACTCTAGCAGCCAGTCTCGTAGCAAACTTTGTCTCACTACTCATATTCGGCCTAACACCCGTACTAGATATGCCAGACAACATTCCTCTCATGACCCTAGACCAGTATTGGATATACCTCCTTATGGGAGTTTTTCTCGGGCTTTCTGGTTTTCTCTATGAGAAAGCTGTACTCAATGTTGGTCGAGTTTATGATTGGGTTGGTCAAACAATCCATTTAGATAGTGCTTATTATCCAATCATAGCCTTTATCCTTATCATACCAGTCGGGATTTTCTTGCCACAAATCCTTGGTGGTGGAAATCAGGTCGTTCTTTCCTTGACTGAGCAAAATTTTAGTTTTCAAGTTCTATTAGCTTACTTTTTGATTCGCTTTGTTTGGAGCATGATTAGTTATGGAAGTGGCCTCCCAGGAGGAATCTTCCTTCCCATTCTGGCGCTAGGTTCCTTACTTGGTGCCCTAGTTGGTGTCATTTGTGTCAACCTTGGGATTGTCAGTCAGGAGCAATTCCCTATATTTGTCATTTTAGGAATGAGTGGCTACTTTGGGGCAATATCCAAGGCACCCTTAACTGCCATGATCCTCGTAACTGAGATGGTTGGGGATATTCGCAACCTCATGCCACTGGGCTTAGTGACCTTGGTGGCTTACATCGTCATGGATCTACTCAAGGGGGCACCAGTCTATGAGGCCATGCTTGAAAAAATGCTACCAGAAGAAGCAACAGACGAAGGAGAAGTCACCCTCATAGAAATCCCTGTGTCTGACAAAATTGCTGGAAAACAGGTTCACGAGCTCAACTTGCCACATAACGTACTCATCACCACCCAAGTCCATAATGGCAAAAGCCAAACAGTTAACGGCTCAACTAGAATGTATCTGGGGGATATGATTCACCTAGTGATTCCAAAAAGTGAAATTGGAAAAGTCAAAGATTTGTTGTTGTAGGTTTTTTACATAATTTATATTATGTAAAAATTTAATTTAATACATCAGAAAACCGATTCTCAGAAATGAGATCGGTTATTTTTTGCAGATAAAATATTTACATACAAATAATTGAACTTGGGTAAAAATAAGACTATAATTAAGTTAGAAATGATAAAGCATAAAGCTAGAAAGGAGTTTACTGTATCAAATCTGTACAGTAAGATTAAAATCATGAAAAAGAAAACAATAGCAATTATACAATGTATTTTATATCTCATAGCTCCTTATATAGCTCTTCAGTTATGTAGAATGAACAGAAGTATCGTTACTGATAATCTTTTTTTTATTTTCCTTATTCTGCTGACTATTTCATTCTGGTTTAGTATTTGGAAACTAGAAAAAGCACTAGATAATGATTAACAACGAAACTCCAAAGATTGAGATCTGTTTGACCCAAAAACTGGAAATTTTTGAACTTTTCCTTATGTACACTATTTGAAAAATGTACTTTATAATTGAAATGTACTTTATTTTAAGGCAAGATAAAGTACATTTTTTGATCCAGTAGCTTAGAGGAGTAATGTACAAAAATCCCACCTTTTATGCTATTTTTGTTCCAAAAAAATTTTTTAGTTATTTTTTGCACTTTAAAAAAACTCATGTAATATCTTTCCGAAAAACTATAATTTTCTTGAAAAATATATGAGTCTATGCTATACTACTAGTAGACTTAATTATGGAGAAAATACATGAAACGTGAGATTTTACTGGAACGAATCGACAAACTAAAACAAATCATGCCCTGGTATGTTCTGGAATACTACCAATCCAAGCTTGCTGTGCCCTACAGTTTTACAACCTTGTACGAATATCTCAAGGAATACGATCGATTTTTCAGATGGGTTTTAGAGTCTGGAATTTCAAATGCTGATAAAATGTCTGATATTCCTTTATCTGTCTTGGAAAATATGTCTAAGAAAGATATGGAAGCTTTTATCCTATATCTACGTGAACGTCCATTGCTGAATGCTAATACAACCAAGCAAGGTGTATCTCAGACGACCATCAATCGGACCTTATCAGCACTTTCTAGTCTTTACAAGTATCTAACAGAGGAGGTTGAAAACGACCTGGGAGAACCCTATTTCTATCGTAATGTAATGAAGAAAGTTTCAACCAAGAAAAAGAAAGAAACACTTGCTGCTAGAGCTGAAAACATCAAGCAAAAACTCTTTCTAGGTGATGAAACAGAAGGTTTTCTAACTTATATCGATCAGGAGTACCCACAACAGCTCTCAAATCGCGCTCTCTCATCATTTAATAAGAACAAAGAACGTGATTTGGCCATTATTGCCCTTCTCCTAGCGTCTGGTGTCCGCTTATCTGAAGCTGTTAATCTAGATCTAAGAGACCTCAATCTCAAAATGATGGTGATCGATGTCACTCGAAAAGGGGGGAAACGTGATTCTGTCAATGTCGCTGCTTTTGCTAAGCCTTACCTAGAGAATTATCTAGCCATTCGAAATCAACGCTATAAGACGGAAAAGACAGATACAGCTCTCTTTTTGACCTTATATCGAGGCGTTCCCAATCGTATTGATGCTTCTAGTGTTGAAAAGATGGTTGCTAAGTACTCTGAGGACTTCAAAGTCCGTGTAACTCCACACAAACTACGCCATACCCTGGCGACTAGGCTCTATGATGCTACTAAATCGCAAGTTTTGGTCAGCCATCAGCTAGGACATGCCAGTACACAAGTCACTGACCTCTATACCCATATCGTCAATGATGAACAAAAGAATGCTTTGGATAGCTTATAAAATACATAAAATTATTTATGTAAAATACCACTCATAAAAAGAAGCTGCTAAAACAAGCAACTTCTTTTTGATTTATTCTACTACTGCTTCAGCGATTTCTTCACGACTAATACCAGCAAAGTAGCGTGTGATGTCAATAGTTTCTAAAGCTTTAAGGACATCTTCACGTTCGTATTTCACTCCACGAAGGACATCTTCTACAGCTGCAACGTCCTCGATACCAAAGAAGTCACCGTAAATCTTGATATCTTGGATTTTTGATTCAATGACGTTGGCAAAAACTTCAACCTTACCACTGGTGAATTTTGTTCCACGACGGACGTTAAATTCAGGTGATTTGCCGTAGTTCCAGTCCCAAGTGCCAAACTTGGTATCCTTGATGCGATTGATTTCCGCCAATTCTTCTCCAGAAAAAACGTATTCAGTCATCTCTGGGTACTCTTTTTTCATGTATTCCAATAGCAAATCACGGAATTCTTCAACTGTTATTTTTTCTGGTAATTCATTGACAATATTGGTTACACGGGCACGGACAGATTTCACACCTTTTGATTCAAATTTATCTTTTGAAACCTTGAGGGCGTTAGCAAGGACTGACAAATCAACGTCAAAGAGCAAACAACCGTGGTGCATGATACGCCCATTGATATAGGCTTGGGCATTGCCACAGAATTTCTTACCGTCAATCTCAAGGTCATTACGGCCTGTGAACTCAGCTTTAACGCCTAGTTGAGCCAAGGTATTGATAACTGGAGTTGAGAAGCTCTTGAAGTCAAAGGCCTTGTTTTCATCTTCTTTTGAAATGATGGTGTAGTTGAGGTTGTTTAAATCGTGATAAACAGCTCCACCACCACTGATACGGCGTACTACCTCAATACCATGATCTCGAACATAATCACGGTTGATTTCTTCGATAGTATTCTGGTGACGACCAACAATGATAGAAGGTTTGTTAATCCAAAGTAGGAAAATTTGATCCTCATCTAAAAGGTGTTTAAAGGCATATTCTTCCAAGGCGATATTAAAAGCAGTGTCGTTTGAATGATTGATAATATATTTCATAGTATTTCCAAAAATTTAGTTTTTAAATTCTGTTCATAGCAATCCAATTTTCTAAAGTGGTAAAAAGAAATGTAACGTGTTATCGTTACATTTCTCGGAAAAATTGAGACAAGAGGCTCAATTTTTAGGCATGGAACTCTAATAGAGGTCGCTGCCGTCCGTACTACTTTAAGAAAATTTAGTTGAAAATCTTATTTATTTTTTCTTAGGTGAATGGATAGCCATTCCTAAAACATCCGCAAATGCTTCGTACATTACTTCAGAGTAGGTTGGGTGTCCGTGGATGGTCTTCAGCATTTCTTCAACAGTGATTTCCATTTCGATAATGCTTGACGCTTCGTTGATCAATTCTGCGGCTGCAGGACCAATGATGTGCACACCAAGGATTTCCCCGTATTTTTTATCTGCAATAACTTTTACGAAACCTTGGGCAGCATCAGATGCAATGGCACGACCGTTGGCAGCAAAGTTGAATTTACCGATGGCTACATCATATTTCTCACGTGCTTGTTCTTCAGTCAAACCTACTGCTGCTACTTCAGGAAGAGTGTAGATAGCTGCTGGAGTCAAGTTCAATTTGGCAACAGCATGGTTTCCTTTAAGGGCATTTTCAGCGGCAACTTCACCCATACGGAAGGCTGCGTGCGCTAACATCTTAGTACCGTTAATGTCACCTGGTGCGTAGATACCTGGAACAGAAGTTTCCATGTATTCGTTAACCTTGATGCGACCACGATCCAATTCAAACTCAACATCACCAATTCCTTCAAGATCTGGCACACGACCAATTGAAAGGAGCGCTTTGCTTGCGATGATATCATCTTTTCCTTCAACCTTGATACGAAGTTGACCATTTTCCTCGATGATTTCTTGCAGTTTTGTACCTGTTAAGATGGTCATTCCTTTACGCTCAAGGATCAAGCGAAGGTTCTTAGAAACTTCCGCATCCATAGCTGGAACGATACGGTCCATCATTTCGATAACAGTTACTTTTGACCCAAATGTCATAAAGGCCTGACCGAGTTCGATACCGACAACTCCACCACCGATGATTACGAGGCTTTCTGGAACTTCGTTCATTTCAAGAATATCATCGCTGGTCATCACAAGTGGAGATTCCATACCAGGTACGTTGATCTTGCTGACTTTTGAACCACCAGCAAGGATGATTTTCTTGGTTTCAAGCAATTCCGAACCATTTACCAAGACATTCTTGTCTTTAGTGATGGTACCAATTCCCTTATGTACAGTAACTCCGTAGCTACGAAGAAGACCTGCAACTCCGCCAACCAAAGTATTGACAACCTTAGATTTGGTTTCAAGGAGTTTATCCATATCTACAGTGAAGTTTGGATTTTCGATGACGATACCACGGTTTGCTGCATGGCCAATGTTTTCGATGATTTCAGCGTTGTGAAGGTAGGTTTTAGTTGGGATACATCCACGGTTCAAGCACGTTCCACCGAGTTCAGATTTTTCAACAAGGGCAACCTTACCACCAAGTTGAGCAGCTTTAATCGCCGCCACATAACCAGCAGGACCTCCACCAATCACAACGATATCAAAGGCATCATCGCTCTTACCATCGTCGTTTGAAGCACTAGCTGCAGGCGCAGGTTTTGATTCTGGTGCAGCTGCTCCAGCTGTTGGGATGTTTTCCCCTTCTTCCCCTAGGTAACCGATAACTTCCGTTACAGGAACAGTTTCACCATCTCCTTTGAGGATGGCAATCAAGTACCCATCTTCTTCGGCTTCCAATTCCATGCTGACTTTGTCAGTCATGATTTCCAAAAGGATTTCTCCTTCTTTTACAAATTCTCCGACTTTCTTATTCCATTGGACGATTTGTCCTTCTGTCATATCCACGCCGGCTTTTGGCATAATTACTTCTAAGGCCATGTCTTACTTCCTTTATCTATATCTCTAAAAATAAATACTGTATTTTTAAACCAACATTGAGATTGGGTTCTCAATTAAGGCTTTCAAGTCTTTCATAAACTTAGCACCAGCCATACCATCTACGACACGGTGGTCAATAGTTAACCCCAGGCTCATGATAGGACGAATAACAATCTCACCATTGACAACTACAGGTTTCTCAACTGTTGAGCTAACCCCGAGGATAGCTGAGTTTGGTTGGTTAATAATCGGACCGAAGGACTGAACGCCAAACATTCCCAAGTTACTGATTGTGAAGGTTGAATTTTGCAGTTCGCTTGGAGCCAATTTACCGTCCAAGGTACGACCAATCACATCCTTAAAGGCTACGACCAACTCTGACAAGCTCATTTTTTCAGCATTATAGACAACAGGTGTCATCAATCCATTATCCATACCAACCGCCATCGCAAGGTTGACATAGTTATGAGTGATAATGGTCTTGCCGTCTTCTGTCAATGAAGCGTTGATGTATGGGTGTTTCATCAATGTTTTCACAACAGCGAGTGAAAGAAGGTCTGTTACAGTAGTCTTCTTACCAGTCGCTTCCATAATTGGCTCAAGAACCTTCTTACGAAGGGCCAGCATTTCAGTCATATCAACTTCATAGTTGAGTGTGAAAGTTGGCGCAGTTAGGTAAGATTCAACCATACGTTGCGCGATAACCTTACGCATTGGTGTCATTGGAATACGCTCAATCTCACCATAAGGAGTGATATTGTCTGGAACTTCTTCCACTTTCTCGATTTGAGCAGGAGACTTGATGGTGTCGTTTTCGATATTTTCAGGAAGTAAGGCCAAAACGTCCTTCTTCATGATTTTACCACGGTGACCTGTTCCTTGGATTTCCTGCCAAGCAATGTTATGTTCAAGGGCAATTCGTTTTGCAAGTGGCGAAATGCGAACCACATTTGTGTCTTTATAAGTTTCCACGTCTTCTTTGTGGACACGACCGTTTGCACCTGAGCCAGAAACGTCGTAGAGGTTGATCCCTAGATCATCCGCTAACTTTCTAGCCGCAGGAGTCGCTCTTAGCTTGTCATCAGCCATGACCTCTCCAATTCTATTTATGATGCAAAGGGCGTTTAAAAGCGACCGAAAAATAGGAAATCAACGCAGACTTCGATGAAGTCAAGGAGATTTATCTTTTTTCCGAGCTTTTAGCCCGTGCTCTAATCTATAATATCAAGGACGAAAAGAGTTCTGCACCTAAAAGATACAAAGTTTCTCGTCTTTTTTATTTTATTTACATAACTTATATTATGTATTATTCTTTGTTATATGTCTTACGGATGGCATCTTTGATGCTTTCAACTGTTGGAATCATTGCATTTTCAAGGTTTTGCGCGTAAGGCATTGGCACATCTTCTCCGGCGCAACGGCGGATTGGCGCATCTAGATAATCAAATGCTTCTGATTCTGAAATAATAGCTGAAATCTCTCCGATATAGCCACTTGTTTTGTGGGCGTCGTTGACCAGAACGACCTTACCAGTCTTCTTCACTGAGTTAATGATGATATCCTTATCAAGTGGAACGAGGGTACGTGGGTCCACAATTTCAACTGAAATTCCCTCTTCTGCTAATTCTTCAGCAGCTTGAACCACACGGCGAAGCATTTTACCATAAGTAACGACTGTTACATCTGTTCCTTCGCGTTTGATTTCGCCAACTCCAAGTGGGATTGTGTATTCTGGATCAACTGGCACTTCCCCTTTTTGATTAAATTCTGACTTGTATTCAAGA contains the following coding sequences:
- the xerS gene encoding tyrosine recombinase XerS → MKREILLERIDKLKQIMPWYVLEYYQSKLAVPYSFTTLYEYLKEYDRFFRWVLESGISNADKMSDIPLSVLENMSKKDMEAFILYLRERPLLNANTTKQGVSQTTINRTLSALSSLYKYLTEEVENDLGEPYFYRNVMKKVSTKKKKETLAARAENIKQKLFLGDETEGFLTYIDQEYPQQLSNRALSSFNKNKERDLAIIALLLASGVRLSEAVNLDLRDLNLKMMVIDVTRKGGKRDSVNVAAFAKPYLENYLAIRNQRYKTEKTDTALFLTLYRGVPNRIDASSVEKMVAKYSEDFKVRVTPHKLRHTLATRLYDATKSQVLVSHQLGHASTQVTDLYTHIVNDEQKNALDSL
- a CDS encoding dihydrolipoamide acetyltransferase, which gives rise to MADDKLRATPAARKLADDLGINLYDVSGSGANGRVHKEDVETYKDTNVVRISPLAKRIALEHNIAWQEIQGTGHRGKIMKKDVLALLPENIENDTIKSPAQIEKVEEVPDNITPYGEIERIPMTPMRKVIAQRMVESYLTAPTFTLNYEVDMTEMLALRKKVLEPIMEATGKKTTVTDLLSLAVVKTLMKHPYINASLTEDGKTIITHNYVNLAMAVGMDNGLMTPVVYNAEKMSLSELVVAFKDVIGRTLDGKLAPSELQNSTFTISNLGMFGVQSFGPIINQPNSAILGVSSTVEKPVVVNGEIVIRPIMSLGLTIDHRVVDGMAGAKFMKDLKALIENPISMLV
- a CDS encoding ribonuclease HII, which translates into the protein MTTIKEIKDLLATVKELDNPLFPELEKDPRSGVQKEINKRKKAIQAELDEDLRLESMLSYEKELYKQGLTLIAGVDEVGRGPLAGPVVAAAVILPKNCKIKGLNDSKKIPKKKHLEIYQAVQDQALSIGIGIMDNQVIDQVNIYEATKLAMKEAISQLSPQPEHLLIDAMKLELPISQTSIIKGDANSLSIAAASIVAKVTRDELMKKYDQQYPGYDFTANAGYGTAKHLEGLEKLGVTPIHRTSFEPVKTLVSTKKDK
- the lpdA gene encoding dihydrolipoyl dehydrogenase, giving the protein MALEVIMPKAGVDMTEGQIVQWNKKVGEFVKEGEILLEIMTDKVSMELEAEEDGYLIAILKGDGETVPVTEVIGYLGEEGENIPTAGAAAPESKPAPAASASNDDGKSDDAFDIVVIGGGPAGYVAAIKAAQLGGKVALVEKSELGGTCLNRGCIPTKTYLHNAEIIENIGHAANRGIVIENPNFTVDMDKLLETKSKVVNTLVGGVAGLLRSYGVTVHKGIGTITKDKNVLVNGSELLETKKIILAGGSKVSKINVPGMESPLVMTSDDILEMNEVPESLVIIGGGVVGIELGQAFMTFGSKVTVIEMMDRIVPAMDAEVSKNLRLILERKGMTILTGTKLQEIIEENGQLRIKVEGKDDIIASKALLSIGRVPDLEGIGDVEFELDRGRIKVNEYMETSVPGIYAPGDINGTKMLAHAAFRMGEVAAENALKGNHAVAKLNLTPAAIYTLPEVAAVGLTEEQAREKYDVAIGKFNFAANGRAIASDAAQGFVKVIADKKYGEILGVHIIGPAAAELINEASSIIEMEITVEEMLKTIHGHPTYSEVMYEAFADVLGMAIHSPKKK
- a CDS encoding lipoate--protein ligase, which gives rise to MKYIINHSNDTAFNIALEEYAFKHLLDEDQIFLLWINKPSIIVGRHQNTIEEINRDYVRDHGIEVVRRISGGGAVYHDLNNLNYTIISKEDENKAFDFKSFSTPVINTLAQLGVKAEFTGRNDLEIDGKKFCGNAQAYINGRIMHHGCLLFDVDLSVLANALKVSKDKFESKGVKSVRARVTNIVNELPEKITVEEFRDLLLEYMKKEYPEMTEYVFSGEELAEINRIKDTKFGTWDWNYGKSPEFNVRRGTKFTSGKVEVFANVIESKIQDIKIYGDFFGIEDVAAVEDVLRGVKYEREDVLKALETIDITRYFAGISREEIAEAVVE
- a CDS encoding ClC family H(+)/Cl(-) exchange transporter, producing MEEQSEILRSKKEFAFASSTILSQVGRGIIVGLVVGLIVGSFRFLIEKGFHLIQGFYQDQAHLVRNLFIIGLFYVFVCWLSAKLTRLEKDIKGSGIPQVEAELKGLMTLNWWSVLWKKYVLGILAIASGLMLGREGPSIQLGAVGGKGIAKWLKSSPVEERSLIASGAAAGLAAAFNAPIAGLLFVVEEVYHHFSRFFWVSTLAASLVANFVSLLIFGLTPVLDMPDNIPLMTLDQYWIYLLMGVFLGLSGFLYEKAVLNVGRVYDWVGQTIHLDSAYYPIIAFILIIPVGIFLPQILGGGNQVVLSLTEQNFSFQVLLAYFLIRFVWSMISYGSGLPGGIFLPILALGSLLGALVGVICVNLGIVSQEQFPIFVILGMSGYFGAISKAPLTAMILVTEMVGDIRNLMPLGLVTLVAYIVMDLLKGAPVYEAMLEKMLPEEATDEGEVTLIEIPVSDKIAGKQVHELNLPHNVLITTQVHNGKSQTVNGSTRMYLGDMIHLVIPKSEIGKVKDLLL